The DNA segment CCGGCGGCAGAATTTCCGGTTCCCATTCAAGGTGCAGCATCATGCCGGCCTGCTGGCGTTCAAGAAAGAAATTCAATACAGCGGCGGCATGCGCAGTGTTGATATTAAAACTGCGGTCGATGAACTTAAAAATACGCGCGCCGCGTGCGATCAGTTTTTCAAACGCCGGGAAAATACGCGCCGGCGGGAAAAAACGGACAGTCTGGTCGAGTGCGGATAGACAGTATTCACAGCCGAACGGACAGCCGCGTGAGGTTTCAACATAGATCCGGCGGTGCGCAATATCATCATCCGTGTATTCATCGTACGGCAGAGCAGTTTTTTTCAAGTCCGCCGGCGCACCGGAAATTATCTTCGGCGGACGGCGCGGGGCAGACATTCCTGTCTGCCCGGAGCAGACAGGAATGTCTGCTCCACAGTTCAGAATATCGCGGCAGAATGTTTCAATGTAGGGCTCACCTTCACCGCGCAACAGATGGTCGGTGAGAGCAATGAGCAGCGAATCGGAATTATCATAGCAGACTTCAGGTCCGCCGATGGCAATTTTTATTTCGGGATGAACGCGCCGGATGATGGCAGCGGTTTCGTAAACGATGATGCGGTTCCAGATATAGACGCTGAAGAGAATGAGTCTCGGTTTTTCTGCCAGCAGTTTTTCGGCGGCGATGTGCGGTGAAATGCGGTTGTCAAATTCGATGATTGCAGACGAATCGTGCAGTGCGCCGAGGTTTGCACGCAGACAGCGCAGGGAGAGTGATGTGTGGGAATAGCGCGCGTTGAATGTTGTGAAAAGGATATCCATGGTTTGATCTTAAGGCCTTTGACAGTTTTTCTGAATCCATTCGAGAAAATCCGGATGGCCGGATTCGACCGGCAGAATGAGAATACAGGGGCATTCATAAGGATGGGAGTGCATCGCCATAGAGCAGTTAGATGATAGTTAAATTCTTATTTTTATTGGGTTCAATCCTTTCAAAATATCCTTATTTTTCCAGTTTTTTTATTAAAAAAAGCGTTTTTCTTAAAATCCAAATTTTTTCTCGACGTTTCATATCAAGGCCATTTAGACAATTTGAATAAAGTTATGAAAACTGAAGTCCGGGGACTGCGAACACCGGGTTGGCCAGTACGATCAGTTTGTATACGCTGATCATGAGCACAGCTTATATCCGCGATCGCGGAATTAATTAAAAAATGTTCGGCAGCGGAATTTTGGACGGATGAGCAGCAGTGCGCCGGCGGAAATGAGCAGGGGAATTGCTGCGAATAAGAAAACTGTATGTGCCGGAACACGGGCGAACAGCAGATTCATGATACTTGGCGCCGCCACATAACCGACGGCTCCCGCCGCAATGGTTGTACCGAGTACTGTACCGGAATAACCGGTGTTTTCCGCTGCGGAAATGCTTACAATCATCGGCCAGGTTCCAGAAATGGCGATACCGGTGAATGTAAACATAACCATACTGATAAGCCAGCTGTGTGCCGCCGGTTGCAGACCGAGTGTAACCGCCGCCAGCAGCAGCAATGTGATGGTCAGCGGAATATGCGGGATGCGCTCAGGAATGGCGGCGCAGGCCCACCGTCCGAGCAGCATACTGAGCCAGAAAATGGATAAAAACGAGATGGCCCGGTGTTCCGGCGCGTGATGGACGGTCTGCAGATACGCATTGGCGTAAATAATAATGCAAGCTTCCGTCAGCACAGAAAAAAACAGCGCACAGCAGGGCAGCAGGAATGATTTTCGTTTTGCAATGATGCCGAGCGCGGCGGGATGGATCCGTTCATCCTGTGCCGGCGCCGGCAGTTTTGTGCACGTGAAAAGCACCGTCAGCAGAGCAGATATTATCGCCACGCCGATAAAATAAATCCGCCAGCTCATGCCGAGCGGCAGCAGCCAGCTCATCAGCGCCGGTCCCGCAATGGCGCCGGCACAGAAAACGATCTGTGAGAGATTCATAAAAAAGCGCCGGCGTTCCGGGTACAGATCGGAGAGTACCGTAGTACTCATGCTTTCAATTACGCCGCCGCCCATGCCCATCAGAATTCCGCCGGTGATTGCCATATTCAAGTTCACTGAGGCAGTCCATGAACCGGCGCCGGCGAGCAGCAGGATGCCGGCGGCCGACAAAACGGCTTTTTTCCCGATGTAATCCGCCAGAATCCCGCAGACAACCGCCGCCAGCAGATAACCGCAGAATTGAAACGCCGCGACCTGTGCCAGTGTTCCGGCGTGAACCTGCAGCGCATCCGCCGCCCGCAGCAGTACAACCGGCAGTGCATTTGATGCAAATGCAAATACGA comes from the Kiritimatiellales bacterium genome and includes:
- a CDS encoding DUF4080 domain-containing protein gives rise to the protein MDILFTTFNARYSHTSLSLRCLRANLGALHDSSAIIEFDNRISPHIAAEKLLAEKPRLILFSVYIWNRIIVYETAAIIRRVHPEIKIAIGGPEVCYDNSDSLLIALTDHLLRGEGEPYIETFCRDILNCGADIPVCSGQTGMSAPRRPPKIISGAPADLKKTALPYDEYTDDDIAHRRIYVETSRGCPFGCEYCLSALDQTVRFFPPARIFPAFEKLIARGARIFKFIDRSFNINTAHAAAVLNFFLERQQAGMMLHLEWEPEILPPALEKILSGAPAGFFQLETGVQTFNAEVAERIHRRFNAGKIEQNIRKLAAMNSVHLHADLIAGLPGETFASIAGGFDRLHACGPQEIQLGILKKLHGAPIARHDVKWQMVYNTAPPYDVLQTATLSFVELQEIRRFARFWDITVNNGRFPHAAPLIWKKQPAVFAAFMEWSEWLYKRTGSSMGIAPVKLAGLLEKFLTGRRKLDSSTVRRAIDRDLNNSGASLKGMERQTRKT
- a CDS encoding MFS transporter, producing the protein MRMKQLKSGDLKFATAAALLSLFVFAFASNALPVVLLRAADALQVHAGTLAQVAAFQFCGYLLAAVVCGILADYIGKKAVLSAAGILLLAGAGSWTASVNLNMAITGGILMGMGGGVIESMSTTVLSDLYPERRRFFMNLSQIVFCAGAIAGPALMSWLLPLGMSWRIYFIGVAIISALLTVLFTCTKLPAPAQDERIHPAALGIIAKRKSFLLPCCALFFSVLTEACIIIYANAYLQTVHHAPEHRAISFLSIFWLSMLLGRWACAAIPERIPHIPLTITLLLLAAVTLGLQPAAHSWLISMVMFTFTGIAISGTWPMIVSISAAENTGYSGTVLGTTIAAGAVGYVAAPSIMNLLFARVPAHTVFLFAAIPLLISAGALLLIRPKFRCRTFFN